CATATAAGTCTTTTTGACTTACAAACTATACAAGTTGTTCAAAGTCCAAGAAAAAACACGCGCACCACTCCTTTAAAATCGAGCATCCAACGCACGCGTTTATTATGCcgcactcttcctcttcttcctcaatcaaaatgcAAATCGTCACGATTCAAGTGACATTCTAAACCAAAGACACGTTCCAACTCCTCgcgaagagtagaagaaatcaagaagaaaagatacaaatctCCATCAAAAATCATCAGAAAAAacgaagaaatattatttaagGTATTATTTTActgtttttttaagttttttttctaGATTGTCTTTGCCATGTGCATCATCCTTAACCagcaaaacattaaaagatttcaagaataaatatactGTCTCTCCATGTTTTGGGTGTATTCCTTAAATCcttggtgtatttttgtaattctttggGTGATcttttctgtaatcgtttgggtgtatttttgaagttctattatcttcaaaataatttcaaagcttgattttagaaactataaaaatagaaaaaagaaatgaagcaagaaagagaTCCAACAAATTTGGTAAGAAATTCGAAAAAAGAAacgaaatcttttaaaaaatggaagttatatatttgtgcgttaattgatttgaattggtTTAAAAGTCTGTTAAAGAGGAACGTAACATAACCAACGCGTTTAGTAGATTTTGTTTCTTTCAGACTTGTAAATGCAAAACACTTGTAGGTAGAGATtaatcaaaaatgaaaaacccaaacccaatttttatatgaCAAGCAGTTGGGCTCTCaaggaaaaagtaaaaaaaataatgctttcttatggtAGACCATTGTGAgttatggattttttttatattttgtaattgTTGTTATTAAGAGTGATTTTTAAATTAGGAATGTCAATATGCtcagaaaagataaaaattaatgtagagtaaaaatataataaaaaaaataaaatactataaatctcaaattttaaatttttaaatgttaaatataattctttatttaataaaaataagaaatatctTATACTATATATGTTAAAGTAAAATGAAgaaaaatctataaaaaattatacaataaaaacTTACAATTAATAACACTGCTTTCAAGGAAAAAACAAAAGTGTCACTTTCACAGTTAGCATGGTGCagtaaaaatatcttaaaatctGTCACTGTCACAGTGAGTAATTGATAACATtaaatgaaacaaaataaattaaaaaaaaagaaaaagaaaaagataaaagaaaaggaagcGCGCTCCAATGAAACTTTCCGTACATGCTAGGTTATAAGCATCAGCATCAATGAAAACCAGAGCTAGAACACGAAAGGTTCTTGCTGCTGATAATGGCGATAATCAAGGTTAGTTCTTTATTTCTTATGTTTATGATTCTAAGATAATGATAGCAGCGAAACCTAGATCATAGCTTTTTGTTGCTCACAGAACATGCTTCAGTTCAGATTCTTGCATATGTATAGTGTAATTAGGGTTGTTTTGCTTTGGATTCTTGTTTTCACCACATTGCTGGTTTTACATGCTTGTGAAGTGTAATTGGGTTTGTGTTGTGCCCTTATGTTTGGTTTTGGGTGTATAAACATGATCATTCTTAATCCAAATcttaattttgtgaaaattttgtATACACATTGGTTTGTTATATCATGTTTGAAAAGATTATTTTGAGTTATACTTGAAGATGGTTTTGAATAAGTAGGGAAAAAGACTTTCTCTTTAGTTAGGGTGAACCATAGTTTACAAACTATAGCTAAGCTCAGGGGTGGTTGAATGGTAGGCAAGTTTGTCATCTCTCGTTACTCTCGAGTTTGAGCTCAATGAGGGAAGGAAACCCGTTCTAGAAGAGGCACCCATAATCTTCAAGTTGGGTTAGTTGGATTCCTaataaacaacaacaataacaaagtCTTATCCCACTAGGTAGAGTCCGCATCCTGCCATTGAGATCTATCATATATTATGTGACAGTGGATTGTTTTCTTTGACCACCTCATGTACAttctttttaggtttttctctaTCTTTCCTGATTTCATTTCCAATTTTCTCACCTTTAAGGTTGGTTTCTTTGTTTTGGATTaaagaaaaaggggaaaaaggggGGTGGGTGGTGTATTAGTTTTCTGTTCTTTGTTGTGTTATATTTGATGTGGAAACCAAGATGCTATGTTGATTTTGGGATTTTCTTATCAGTGGGTGTTGTGAAGCAAGATACAGAAGTAAGCCCAAGATGTAGAATTGAGCTTGTCTATAGTCGTCGAGGAAAGAAAAGTGAGCCCGTAATAGATGTGACAGGAAGTGTTACCAACTCATTGCCCTGTTATTTGAGTGACATGTCTCGGAAAGTGCAAtcaaagaggaagagaaaatcCGATGATGAGGAAGAACTCTGTAAACCCAGACAAAAGCTAGACAGTGGATTGTTCGGTGAATACTTGGAGTGAGTTATAGTGTTCGATATAAAAGGAACTACATCGAAATCATGTCCTTGTTTCTTATTATACCTTTTCTCACAGGAAAATATGGAGTTTCTCGGAAGAGAAGAGAAGGCGCTGCACATTCTTTGACAGCTTATGGTTTAGCCTATACAGGAGGGACTCATGTAAAGACAAGGTGCTGACTTGGATAAAAAAGGCGCATATTTTCTCAAAGGCATATGTTTTTGTTCCAATAGTTTGCTGGTAAGTGCATTCAGTTTTTTAATTGTCAAAGCATTgttcaatcataaaatttaCGGATAGGACTAGATTTTTGACTCTATTTGGTATAAAGTTCATGATTATTTAGAGGACTTTCCTTTTTCCTGAGAAGGAAAGCTACTTCATAGATGGtagttatctttgctaatttgGCACATACTTGCATATgtatttgttgaaatttttatgCTGTCAATGCatagaaattatttttctcttacaacaaggatctctatccttccttttcttgaatttttcttctttctgtcGTACTGATATTTTCCTTTTatagataaagaaagaaaaaaaaactattaaataTTAGTTTGAGGAATTCATCCTTTGACATGGAAATGTTGCAGGGGTCACTGGAGCCTTTTGATCTTCTGCCATTTTGGTGAGAGCGCGCAAACAAATACCAGATCACGTTGCATGTTGTTGCTAGATTCTCTTGCAATGGCAAATCCAAGGCGACTTGAACCGGAGATAAGAAGGTTCGCCATTGTTATTTGGATCATGCATTGTTCTAGGAGCAGTATTCTAAAGCTTTTATCTCCATTTTCAGATTTGTGCTAGACATTTATCAGGCATCGGACAGGCCTGAAACTAAGAAGATCATATCTCGAATTCCATTGTTGATTCCTAAGGTAACATTTTGACGACTTAGGATTTTGTCCCTATTTATCCAAATAACCATTGattgaagaaaaacaaataattgcAGGTGCCGCAACAAAGAGACGGTAATGAATGTGGAAACTTTGTCCTCTATTTCATTAAACTGTTTCTTAGTCTCGCACCCGATGATTTTAGCATGGAAGGGTATCCTTACTTTGTGAGTTTTCTCTTTTGCTGTTCTtgctaattattattattattattattaaagcaTGTACATGttgattaatattttgtttgaaattgGCATGATGCAGATGAAAAAAGATTGGTTTACCCATGAAGACTTGGATAAGTTTTGTGAGGGACTTGATTCAATGGGTTAGAAGTCCCAAAATTTCAGTAGAAACTGTTTGTAACATACCAATATGTACAATTCAACTTTGTcggattttattttctaatggAACTGATACTCGAGTACTCTTACGGATATTTATGAAGTTAATAAACTTGCATATTAGTAGGAACATTTTTTAACCTTTTATGCTAGCTTAGTTAATTTGACAATAAGTTAGAGTTCTTATGCAATGGGATTGTTAGTAATTAAAAGAAGGAATCCTCTCAAATTTAACACTATTATTATAGATCGTTGATTTTTCTTTGGCAAACAAAGAACTTTAGTGCAATGCCACATGTTTTGCGTGTAGTTTCATTACATGTGGGAATGTCAATGTTGCCAAATTTACTTTTGCACATATATATAATGCAGCAACAAATAGTTAAAATGTCTGGAATTCAATTTTCTATTTGGCGAATTTTTATTAAGCTGTATCAGAATTATTGTAAAATCAATTTGGAATTTTCTATTCAGGAATTATGTCAGGTAGCCAAactaaatagaaaaagatgggCACCCCAGATACAATAAGCAATGATGTTACAATAAATATTACTAAACTTGAAACGCATTTGTAATATCACTATATGAACATTGGTGTTATACCAAGTGCTA
The genomic region above belongs to Arachis duranensis cultivar V14167 chromosome 3, aradu.V14167.gnm2.J7QH, whole genome shotgun sequence and contains:
- the LOC107478861 gene encoding probable ubiquitin-like-specific protease 2A, whose amino-acid sequence is MKTRARTRKVLAADNGDNQVGVVKQDTEVSPRCRIELVYSRRGKKSEPVIDVTGSVTNSLPCYLSDMSRKVQSKRKRKSDDEEELCKPRQKLDSGLFGEYLEKIWSFSEEKRRRCTFFDSLWFSLYRRDSCKDKVLTWIKKAHIFSKAYVFVPIVCWGHWSLLIFCHFGESAQTNTRSRCMLLLDSLAMANPRRLEPEIRRFVLDIYQASDRPETKKIISRIPLLIPKVPQQRDGNECGNFVLYFIKLFLSLAPDDFSMEGYPYFMKKDWFTHEDLDKFCEGLDSMG